Proteins encoded in a region of the Zunongwangia endophytica genome:
- a CDS encoding PhnA domain-containing protein, which translates to MSVLEKQLVERSGNKCELCGNDQDLQIYQVPPTSEGTLEDSILACSTCVSQIEDPEKVNPNHWHCLNDSMWSEHLPVQVVAWRMLDRLRSEGWPQDLLEMMYLDEEASAWAKATKETEEETEKIIHKDSNGNILADGDSVVLIKDLDVKGANFTAKRGAAVHRISLVWDNAEQIEGRVEGQNIVILTQYVKKTK; encoded by the coding sequence ATGAGTGTACTTGAAAAACAATTAGTAGAACGCAGTGGCAACAAATGTGAATTATGTGGTAACGACCAAGATTTACAAATTTATCAGGTACCGCCAACTTCAGAAGGAACTTTAGAAGACTCTATTCTAGCGTGTAGCACTTGTGTTTCTCAAATCGAAGATCCAGAAAAAGTAAATCCCAATCACTGGCATTGTTTAAATGACAGTATGTGGAGTGAACATTTACCGGTACAAGTTGTGGCCTGGAGAATGTTAGACAGATTGCGTAGCGAAGGTTGGCCGCAAGATCTACTTGAAATGATGTACTTAGACGAAGAAGCATCAGCTTGGGCAAAAGCAACAAAAGAAACCGAAGAAGAAACTGAAAAAATAATCCACAAAGACAGTAATGGTAATATTCTTGCCGATGGTGACTCTGTGGTACTAATTAAAGATTTAGATGTAAAAGGTGCTAATTTTACCGCAAAGCGTGGTGCAGCTGTTCATAGAATTTCTTTAGTTTGGGATAATGCTGAACAGATTGAAGGTCGTGTAGAAGGACAGAACATTGTGATTCTTACCCAATACGTAAAGAAAACCAAATAA
- a CDS encoding DUF5694 domain-containing protein → MKKIINIFIFIALSQISFGQQKEVLLIGTMHKVPKIVRHSYKPLLKRAVKYQPEAIYVETPHPNDSISWEYLKDGWSNSYKEFYSLSDSLQKHYNFDQYRFQQLLKKDFNALTPKNLQSIITSFAYLRDYANYDFYSYIQQYGIKGSSKPTRHEDGDLTAKLALQLNIKKLQSMDDQQTNKEYHQAWQNCAKDGGENGDNEINRKLNKKHYNKAIVPALFGRLGFYVNKRKSLKRLDQLASFSYVKNQTESCLEGLNFWNRRNHNMAQNIGSQIVENSATRSVVIVGAAHIYRIEKELKANFPEITVLLLNDL, encoded by the coding sequence ATGAAAAAAATAATCAACATCTTCATTTTTATAGCGCTAAGCCAGATCTCGTTTGGACAACAAAAAGAAGTTTTACTTATAGGAACCATGCATAAAGTTCCAAAAATAGTAAGGCATAGTTACAAACCGCTTTTAAAAAGGGCGGTGAAATATCAACCTGAAGCTATCTATGTAGAAACACCACACCCCAACGATTCTATTAGTTGGGAGTATCTAAAAGATGGCTGGTCTAACAGTTATAAAGAATTTTACTCGCTTTCAGATTCGCTTCAAAAGCACTATAATTTTGACCAATATCGATTTCAGCAATTATTAAAGAAAGACTTCAATGCATTAACGCCAAAAAACTTACAAAGCATCATCACTTCTTTCGCTTACCTGCGTGATTACGCGAATTATGACTTCTATTCTTATATTCAGCAATATGGGATTAAGGGTTCATCAAAACCTACTCGGCACGAAGATGGCGATCTCACCGCCAAACTTGCCTTACAATTAAACATCAAAAAATTACAATCAATGGACGATCAACAAACTAATAAAGAATATCATCAAGCCTGGCAAAATTGCGCAAAAGATGGTGGAGAAAATGGCGATAATGAAATTAATCGTAAACTAAATAAAAAGCATTACAACAAAGCTATTGTTCCTGCACTCTTTGGTCGATTGGGCTTCTACGTAAATAAAAGAAAATCCCTAAAACGCTTAGATCAACTAGCCTCTTTCAGCTATGTAAAAAATCAAACAGAAAGTTGTCTCGAAGGCTTGAATTTTTGGAATCGTAGAAATCATAACATGGCACAAAACATAGGTTCTCAAATCGTGGAAAATTCAGCAACAAGAAGCGTTGTTATCGTAGGTGCAGCGCATATTTATCGCATCGAAAAAGAACTAAAAGCAAATTTTCCTGAAATTACTGTATTATTGTTAAACGACTTATGA
- a CDS encoding HlyD family secretion protein — translation MSEQVKKYEKLDKTVVKSTYIVALIILLGLIVWGAFTLDRFWRYEETNDAQVKEYINPILSRANGYVEEIRYSDHQQVAKGDTLVILDTDEANVSLQEAKAALASAEAQLKVLESNVTTATSSASVNEAKISAAKAKLWQQQQEFDRYEKLLEGEAVTQQQFEDIKTRLEVAKSNYAAIKNSFSTSQGKTRDVSAQIAVAKAAIEQKKSVLKRIQLNLKYSVIVAPSDGYMGKKNLQKGQYIQKGQTLGFIVDQNQGKWVVANFEETQIATMQEGKEAQITIDAYPDETFHGKIESLSPATGSEFSLLPTNNATGNFVKITQRFPVRILFTDEAAKLKKLRAGMNAEVFVPKS, via the coding sequence ATGAGCGAGCAAGTTAAGAAATACGAGAAATTAGATAAGACGGTTGTAAAATCAACTTACATTGTTGCCTTGATCATTTTATTAGGTCTAATTGTTTGGGGTGCTTTTACGCTGGATCGGTTTTGGCGATACGAAGAAACTAACGATGCTCAGGTAAAAGAATATATAAATCCTATACTAAGTAGAGCCAATGGTTATGTTGAAGAAATACGCTATAGCGATCATCAACAGGTAGCCAAAGGAGATACTTTGGTAATTTTAGATACCGATGAAGCCAATGTGAGCTTGCAGGAAGCCAAAGCAGCTTTAGCGTCTGCTGAAGCGCAATTAAAAGTTTTAGAAAGTAATGTGACTACCGCAACCAGCAGTGCCAGTGTAAATGAAGCGAAAATTAGTGCAGCTAAAGCCAAATTATGGCAACAACAGCAGGAGTTTGATCGTTACGAAAAACTGCTAGAAGGAGAAGCCGTAACTCAGCAACAGTTTGAAGATATTAAAACTCGGTTAGAAGTTGCGAAATCGAACTATGCAGCCATTAAAAATTCGTTTAGTACTTCACAAGGTAAAACCAGAGATGTGAGTGCTCAAATTGCAGTGGCTAAAGCAGCTATAGAACAAAAGAAATCGGTTTTAAAACGCATTCAGCTGAATTTAAAATATAGCGTAATCGTAGCACCGTCTGATGGTTATATGGGCAAAAAGAACTTGCAAAAAGGACAGTATATTCAAAAAGGACAAACGCTTGGTTTTATTGTAGATCAAAATCAGGGAAAATGGGTTGTGGCTAATTTTGAAGAAACGCAGATTGCAACAATGCAGGAAGGTAAAGAAGCTCAAATTACCATCGATGCGTATCCTGATGAAACTTTCCACGGAAAAATAGAATCTTTATCTCCAGCTACAGGATCAGAATTTTCTTTACTACCAACGAACAACGCTACCGGAAACTTTGTGAAAATTACGCAACGTTTTCCTGTACGTATTTTATTTACCGATGAGGCTGCTAAACTTAAAAAACTTCGCGCAGGAATGAATGCTGAAGTTTTTGTACCCAAATCTTAA
- a CDS encoding LytR/AlgR family response regulator transcription factor: MAESLKCIIIDDEPPAIKVLKTFVGKMKNIELLTSTTDALEGLDLIKKHNPDLVFLDIQMPDLTGIQLSKMIGDSTNIIFTTAYTQFAIEGFQVNAVDYLLKPIAFPRFIEAVEKVKKKFSSEIITEIIQSDDYFFVKTDGKNRFQKVKLDEILFAESIKNYVVIHTKNEQLVTYNTLKKIQQSLPEDQFIKIHKSYIVALNKIKKTDTSEVWIDGKNLPLGDTYRAEFFKEINTKKL; encoded by the coding sequence ATGGCAGAATCTTTAAAATGCATCATCATCGACGACGAACCGCCAGCAATTAAAGTTTTGAAAACTTTCGTGGGGAAAATGAAGAATATTGAATTGCTGACTTCAACTACCGATGCTTTAGAAGGTTTAGACCTCATCAAAAAGCATAATCCAGATCTAGTATTTCTGGATATTCAAATGCCCGATCTTACCGGAATTCAGCTTTCAAAAATGATCGGCGATTCGACCAATATCATCTTTACCACCGCTTATACGCAATTTGCGATTGAAGGATTTCAGGTAAATGCAGTCGATTATCTTTTAAAACCTATTGCTTTCCCCAGATTTATTGAGGCTGTAGAGAAAGTAAAAAAGAAATTTTCTTCGGAAATAATTACTGAAATTATACAATCTGATGACTATTTTTTTGTAAAAACTGATGGAAAAAACAGATTTCAGAAAGTAAAACTCGATGAAATTTTATTTGCTGAAAGTATTAAAAACTACGTTGTGATTCACACCAAAAACGAGCAGCTAGTGACTTACAATACATTGAAGAAAATCCAACAAAGTCTGCCTGAAGATCAATTTATTAAAATTCATAAATCGTATATCGTTGCTCTAAATAAAATTAAAAAAACCGATACTTCTGAAGTTTGGATCGACGGAAAAAATCTTCCGCTAGGTGACACTTATCGCGCAGAATTCTTCAAAGAGATAAACACTAAAAAGCTTTAA
- a CDS encoding MFS transporter, producing the protein MASEKNQAIFKSWATDWLILLAIFLFLLPIASVLGIYLAGTNSAATYYGIDSTDVRYSVVVFYLAIASAFPLEKSFFNYFSSKSYLIGASIVFVCINLILYFTNSFAVLLILRFVGGALSLSFIGISFSLIFRQFHAQRSRVLGYATLYSCLFVTAPLAQILDANVFTHYDFNTIFLIKIYMVLPGLLLFLFLLKSNVDLRPEGKLPFKGVDWQSFVIYSAALLLIGYILLYGQYYHWFKSLKITFCMIAFIFLLLVFVLRQLKLKTPYISLKIFKVRNFRIGMVLLFVFYLAKGDTSVLYGFFRNSVQLDAYHQGYVMLLNGFGIVLGAFLSARFILAGRKIRLIWLTGFGSLLLYHLLSLNVLGNQAEMSTLLLPLFLQGFGNGVLIVSIVIFYVTSVASEIGFSASVTGVAFRFFSFTASMALVAFMGLHQQKIHQQSFAANITADNPVAMQEISKYSNALQQEGKLVASNKAAKALLNKEVGKQANLMFARDYFIYMSIFIGLVMLAIAVIPHFHYKIRKIGAKLIPV; encoded by the coding sequence ATGGCAAGTGAAAAAAATCAGGCTATTTTTAAAAGCTGGGCCACAGACTGGTTAATTTTACTGGCAATCTTTCTTTTTTTACTTCCGATAGCTTCTGTGCTCGGGATTTATTTGGCAGGGACAAATAGTGCTGCTACTTATTACGGCATAGATAGTACCGATGTTCGCTACTCGGTAGTGGTGTTTTATCTGGCAATTGCCAGTGCCTTTCCATTAGAGAAAAGTTTTTTTAATTATTTCTCATCAAAAAGTTACTTAATAGGAGCGAGCATCGTATTTGTTTGCATAAATCTGATCTTATATTTCACCAATAGTTTTGCAGTATTACTGATTTTGAGATTTGTTGGAGGCGCACTTTCTCTTAGTTTTATAGGAATATCTTTCAGTCTTATTTTCAGGCAATTTCATGCGCAAAGAAGCAGAGTTTTGGGATATGCGACTTTATATTCCTGTTTATTTGTAACCGCACCTTTGGCTCAAATTTTAGATGCCAATGTTTTTACTCATTACGATTTCAATACCATTTTTCTAATTAAAATTTATATGGTGTTGCCGGGATTGTTACTATTCCTTTTTCTGCTGAAAAGTAATGTTGATCTAAGACCAGAAGGTAAGCTTCCGTTTAAAGGTGTAGACTGGCAGAGTTTTGTGATCTATTCTGCAGCCTTATTGCTAATTGGTTATATTCTGCTTTATGGGCAATATTACCATTGGTTTAAAAGTTTGAAAATTACTTTTTGTATGATTGCTTTTATATTTCTGTTGCTGGTATTTGTATTACGGCAGCTGAAATTAAAAACTCCTTACATCAGTTTGAAAATCTTTAAAGTGAGAAACTTTAGAATTGGTATGGTCTTGCTCTTTGTGTTTTACCTAGCCAAAGGTGATACCAGTGTACTTTACGGATTTTTTAGAAACAGTGTCCAGCTAGATGCTTATCATCAGGGTTATGTGATGCTATTAAACGGATTCGGAATTGTTCTAGGCGCCTTTTTAAGTGCCAGATTTATTTTAGCCGGTAGAAAAATACGACTGATATGGCTTACCGGTTTTGGTTCTTTGCTATTATATCATTTGTTGAGTTTAAATGTCCTTGGAAATCAGGCAGAAATGTCTACTTTACTATTGCCTTTATTTTTACAAGGTTTCGGGAATGGTGTGTTGATTGTTTCCATCGTTATTTTTTATGTCACTTCAGTAGCTTCTGAAATTGGATTCTCGGCTTCGGTAACAGGTGTCGCTTTTCGATTTTTCTCTTTTACAGCCAGTATGGCTTTGGTCGCTTTTATGGGATTACATCAGCAAAAAATACATCAGCAATCTTTCGCAGCAAATATTACTGCAGATAATCCAGTGGCGATGCAGGAGATTTCAAAATATTCAAATGCGTTACAGCAAGAAGGAAAGTTGGTAGCATCTAACAAAGCGGCAAAAGCTTTATTAAATAAAGAAGTTGGGAAGCAGGCAAACCTGATGTTTGCTAGGGATTACTTTATTTATATGAGTATATTTATAGGATTAGTGATGTTAGCGATTGCAGTGATCCCACATTTTCACTATAAAATACGCAAGATAGGAGCAAAATTAATTCCGGTCTAA
- a CDS encoding sensor histidine kinase, which yields MTKKQEVTYHLIFWVLFFAMDIFAEIVLQGSTTFSLKDLEFALLQMSLFYLVYSFIAPKTIPQKKWGYLCLGLIFSLLYFVGLRYLIEEVIVYSFTGVHNYYENSRKPLYYIFDNSYYAIRIFLLSLIFYFVKYQFSINKRISELSLEKKQAELQVLKSQLSPHFLFNTLNSFYADALVVDEKLSDDILKLSEMLRYVTYENEGEYVLLKDEIHFIKNYINLFQRRFSNQLFINASFPEAVGNEKIPALLLIHFVENAFKHGILNQPEKPVDILLKIDKNQLHFKVENFFKPQQNYDESGIGYKNIEQRLALLFGKDYHLEHFSKENSYFVTLQFPLD from the coding sequence ATGACCAAGAAACAGGAAGTTACATATCATTTGATCTTTTGGGTACTCTTTTTTGCAATGGATATTTTTGCTGAAATTGTGCTTCAGGGATCTACAACATTCAGCTTAAAAGATCTAGAGTTTGCACTTTTGCAAATGAGCTTGTTTTATCTGGTGTACAGTTTTATCGCTCCCAAAACGATTCCGCAGAAAAAATGGGGATATTTATGTCTAGGCTTAATTTTTAGTTTGCTGTATTTCGTCGGTCTTCGTTACCTTATAGAAGAAGTGATTGTTTACAGTTTTACCGGAGTGCATAATTACTACGAAAACTCGCGTAAACCGCTCTATTACATATTCGATAATTCCTATTACGCGATTCGGATATTTTTATTGAGTTTGATCTTTTATTTTGTGAAATATCAATTCAGCATCAATAAGCGAATTAGTGAACTAAGTTTGGAGAAAAAACAAGCCGAACTTCAGGTGTTGAAATCACAGTTGAGTCCGCATTTTTTATTCAACACACTTAATAGTTTTTATGCAGACGCTTTGGTGGTCGATGAAAAACTGAGCGACGATATTCTTAAACTTTCTGAAATGCTTCGCTATGTCACTTACGAAAATGAAGGAGAATATGTTTTGCTGAAAGATGAAATCCATTTTATTAAAAATTATATCAATCTTTTTCAGCGTCGGTTTTCAAATCAGCTTTTTATAAACGCTAGTTTCCCTGAAGCGGTCGGCAACGAAAAAATCCCCGCTTTACTTTTAATTCATTTTGTTGAAAATGCATTTAAACACGGAATTTTAAATCAGCCAGAAAAACCTGTTGACATTCTATTGAAAATCGACAAAAATCAACTTCATTTTAAAGTCGAAAACTTTTTCAAACCTCAGCAAAATTATGATGAATCGGGAATTGGCTATAAAAATATTGAGCAGAGACTAGCTTTACTTTTTGGTAAAGACTATCACCTAGAGCACTTCAGCAAAGAAAATTCTTATTTCGTAACCCTTCAATTTCCTTTAGACTAA